The nucleotide sequence tttaaagttgttattttaagataaaaaattctacataatgttgctttatcACATTTGTATCTACACTGGTCCCATGTAATAATGACCACGCATCATACAGATGTCTTTTGAAGATTTATTTTATCTCACTCTCCTTCCTTGGCAGACACCGTGAAAactacaagaaaataaaagacataaaGCTTAGAACATTCCTTTTAAGGCTTGCCAAGCTAGTGTCCATTGATAAACAGGCCCAAACACTTTAGCACAAGCGAAATGCAATGAAATCATATATTACCAAACAAAAAGTATTGTCCATGTAAAGCCAACCAACAAGTACCATACACAAAAGTTAACAAATGAAAGGCAATTACCGTGTGTGCCTCTTGAACGAAGTACAGAATACGATTATTTTGGAGCTGTTTGTTGTTCCTCCGCATGTTCTGCTCTGCTTCCACATTGTCTCTTACCCATAATGCCATGGTTATGCCCTTATCTTAACTCTGGTCATGTGACCCATTTCCCATTACTCTCTGTTGTTAGTTGAAATAAACCTTACATAAAAGTACAACATCCATCCACAACCATCCTCcaacattatttaaaattacacattttaagACACATTTTTGTGAATGTTACCCTTTTTAACATCTTACTTCACGTTTTACCTATTTTTAAATGGCTGTATGAACTCAACTTTTGATGAActtacacatacaaatatacaaaataaacatttcaattaAACATGTCCTTGAGACAGTTACAACATTGACgatggtttgtttttgtttaacagCACGTCCTCCGTGGTGTGCAGTTGAAGTTCAATGCTTCGCCGTGAAACAGGAAAGTGTTGTAACTTCACTGCTCAAATCTCAACCAGCTGTCACgtgtttgataagagtcccgccctgaagaTGTCTACATGTCGATATTCACTTATAGTCAAAGCACCACCTACTGTCAACAGGAAGTGGTCCTTGAACGAATCAGCCGTCGTGCCACATTTGACCGAGATGCACTTTGTGGCACATGCATTATCccaagaaatacaaaaaaggcTCTTGGGCGTCAATGGCCGTGTCAATGGCGTGGCGTCAAAATTCTATGATTGGCCATGAAaaaggaagttgttataacttatgtgtacatgctcaaatctccACCAAAGTTTTACATGTTGGATAACAGTCCTACATGCTAATATTCCCTCCAAATCAttgcgccacctactggcaacagtaTCTAAGCCCtgtattattttcatcatttgaTTTACATAACATTTTCACAGTGGTCCACGCTTCACATACAAGGACATACCGTATCATTTGTGGGACACGTAGGGGACACACAACGTGACGTTTAAGTCCTTCACGAGTCGTCCAAAGTACATGATTATTCAGAGCTGCATCGACCACCTCCGGCAACTGCCATGGCCGCAACAATCCCCCGATTAATTATTAAATGCATCCCCTCAAACTTATGTTGATTAATGTAGAAAGGGGGAGCAACAGAAAGCTGCAGCATATGTACAATAGTATTAATGGGAGTACTCTTTAATACTTGTGTTCACAGATTCCAATGGTACATAATCAGCATAACTATAATACCTGCAGTGTGCTTCATGGAAAGTGACACGAGTAAATGTTTCTAGAAGGTCTTTTTTTCTCACCGGTGCCATGCTGTGGAAGTGCTGTCATTGCACACCCAGATGTTAAAAATGAGAGGGGCTTATAAAAGTTATGTCAGCACTTTTTTATAGAATAGGGTCGCAGAATAATAATCAaattttaatgatatttttatttaagccATAAAATTGTGCctgttttgatgttggtgttaCTTATTTAATTTCTGGTGGTTTTAATTTGGATTTCATGACTTTcttatttagttttgttttactgtatgtcatACCATACATTTGAATTATGAATACATAGAGCGTTGAGATTTAGAGAATTGTTTGTTCCTGTTTTTCAGTCCTCTGTCCTGAGACTACCACAACCTACCACAATAATGAGGAGCTCAGGATTGTGATGGTGGGGAAGACTGGTGTTGGGAAAAGCGCCACAGGAAACACCATTCTGGGAAACCAGAGCTTTAAATCAGACGTATCAGCTGAATCTTTGACAACACACTGTGCTAAGGCCTTTGGTGAGGTTGATGGACAAAAGGTTGCTGTTATCGACACTCCAGGTCTGTTTGACACCAGGATTGATGAAGAGAAAACAATTAAAGATATTGCTCAGAGCATTTCTTATTCTTCTCCTGGACCCCATGTCTTCCTTGTCGTCATCAGACTGGGCAGATtcacagaagaagaacagaagaCAGTGCAGACGATTCAAGAAATCTTTGGAGAGGGAGCAGACAAATACAGCATGGTTCTCTTTACCCATGGCGATCTGCTCAAAGGGAAACCTATTGAGGAGTTCCTGCTGGGCAGCAAAGAACTGCAGGAACTTGTGGCCAAATGTTACGGCCAGTACCATGTCTTCAATAATGACATGAAGGATCGTACTCAGGTCAGGCAGCTGCTCAACAAGATCAGAAATATAACAGAGAAGAACGGTGGAAGCTATTACACCACTGAAATGTTCCAGAAAGCAGAAAAGGCCATAGAAGAGAGGAAACAACAAATcctcaaagagaaagaagagcaaATAcgcaaagaggaggaggaaataaacaagaaattaagcgaaaagtttgagaaactaaTGATAGAGGTGAAAGCTGCCAGTGAGAGGGAGAAATTAAGGGAAGTTCGTGAAAGAGAAATTGAggcggaaaaaaaaaaactcaaagaaAGGCATGACCGAGAGGCTAGAATGGAAGCTGAGAACAGCACTCCAATATACAACCTGTTAACTTCTGTAATTAATggtattaaaataattaaaaaagtaGTGGATCTTTTCTTGAAATAAACTCTTTGATTTTGTGATACTGGGCTGCAGCAGATTAACTAGCTGCTGTGACTTCATGATATTTACATTCCAGTTTTTGGTTTTCTCAGTGGGCCTGATTTGTAATAATAGCAGTTACTTAGTGCATTCTTTATTACATATTTGCATTTAATCTTGAATTCTGGATATTGGATTTAATGGATTTCTACATCTGTTATTGATACTTCCATAGTTGCACTATTTGATATATCATATGCCTTTTATATTTttgcactcttttttttttcaggcaaCAGCTGCACAACAATAATCCCCAAGATAAAATTACTCTTATCGCTTATCTTATTTTGTAATAGTAAGTCTGACAAGAATTGTAACTGGGAAAAGATCATTATGTGGCCTACTGGAAATTTGAAAGAtgtcattgttttagttttaaattgtatatcatttctgttttcattgtttgaCTTGATTTTCTTGATAATGATTTACCTaataaaagttttgttttgttttgttttgtttgatgtCACTTCATGACAAATAAACCAAACGAATGTCACAGGTGTTAATTGTAATGGCAGAAAATTATTTCCTCTTATATTTAATcgtttattattactattattctTTATGTCATATACTGtaccctccaaaagtattggaacaggaaggcaaattcctttgttgtttactgaagacatttgggtttaagatcagatgagtatgagacaagactTCTGATTTTCAGCTcgcatttcctggtattcacatctagatgtgttaaacaacttaggacatatcaccgtttgtattagaccacagcattcttaggtaaCCCAGAATGTTATACAGgggactgtgtaaatgattatgcatccctccGCTCTGGGCTAGACGCGTCGAAGCTGCCCTAGGCGGCTTATAGTACTTTtctctttattctcttttattaacaaattcttcaaagacaaggGTTGGTTGTTACTCcattatttgcttaatccctcaccagtAATATACaatttccaaaacattaataatTGTGTGTGATGATTGATAAATGTTTAGTAATAGTGCCACAGATTGCCAAGAAAATGTTGATAATAAAACTGataaata is from Micropterus dolomieu isolate WLL.071019.BEF.003 ecotype Adirondacks linkage group LG02, ASM2129224v1, whole genome shotgun sequence and encodes:
- the LOC123986107 gene encoding uncharacterized protein LOC123986107, which gives rise to MIPDSMPGAEQEDPVEQPLRIMFLGKSGVGKSSSGNTIFGRHVFSSEMTLARVTRHCEKKVGTVKDVPVDITGKVMDVPVAVIDTPGFFETDRNKEEIEREILKCVKLQEPGPHAFVYVISVGRMTQEDQNTNAVIEAKFGPRVWDYTIVLFTHGDRLEGKTINDIVTVSDDNLRNFIRKCSGGFHVFNNKDPEDQVQVTSFIAKIQTLVALNGGGHYHTALYPEEERKIRKRQESILAERDKEISSKERALQERHQGEELEEKKMELWRKEEFNSRLAAEKEIRRFSNMWNIFRYILILGGIALALIPVLCPETTTTYHNNEELRIVMVGKTGVGKSATGNTILGNQSFKSDVSAESLTTHCAKAFGEVDGQKVAVIDTPGLFDTRIDEEKTIKDIAQSISYSSPGPHVFLVVIRLGRFTEEEQKTVQTIQEIFGEGADKYSMVLFTHGDLLKGKPIEEFLLGSKELQELVAKCYGQYHVFNNDMKDRTQVRQLLNKIRNITEKNGGSYYTTEMFQKAEKAIEERKQQILKEKEEQIRKEEEEINKKLSEKFEKLMIEVKAASEREKLREVREREIEAEKKKLKERHDREARMEAENSTPIYNLLTSVINGIKIIKKVVDLFLK